From a region of the Mus pahari chromosome 12, PAHARI_EIJ_v1.1, whole genome shotgun sequence genome:
- the Gp1bb gene encoding platelet glycoprotein Ib beta chain, which produces MGSRPRGALSLLLLLLASPSRPASGCPAPCSCAGTLVDCGRRGLTWASLPAAFPPDTTELVLTGNNLTALPPGLLDALPALRAAHLGANPWRCDCRLLPLRAWLAGRPERAPYRDLRCVAPPALRGRLLPYVAEDELRAACAPGLLCWGALVAQLALLVLGLLHALLLALLLGRLRRLRARARARSNQEFSLTAPLVAESAGGGAS; this is translated from the exons ATGGGCTCCC GGCCCCGTGGGGCGCTGAGCCTGCTGCTTCTGTTGCTAGCGTCTCCCAGCCGCCCAGCCTCTGGCTGCCCCGCGCCATGCAGCTGCGCAGGGACGCTCGTGGACTGTGGGCGCCGCGGGCTGACCTGGGCGTCGCTGCCGGCTGCCTTCCCTCCGGACACCACGGAATTGGTGCTGACCGGCAACAACCTGACGGCGCTGCCGCCCGGGCTTCTGGACGCGTTGCCTGCTCTGCGCGCAGCACACCTGGGCGCCAACCCCTGGCGCTGCGACTGCCGCCTATTGCCGCTGCGCGCCTGGCTGGCCGGCCGCCCGGAGCGCGCGCCCTACCGCGACCTGCGCTGTGTCGCGCCCCCGGCGCTGCGCGGCCGCTTGCTGCCCTACGTGGCGGAGGATGAGCTGCGGGCCGCGTGCGCACCCGGCCTACTCTGCTGGGGAGCTCTGGTGGCCCAGCTAGCGCTGCTGGTCCTCGGGCTGCTACACGCGCTGCTGCTGGCACTCCTACTGGGTCGCCTGCGGAggctgcgcgcgcgcgcgcgcgcacgctcCAACCAAGAGTTCTCTCTCACAGCCCCGCTGGTGGCCGAGTCGGCCGGAGGTGGTGCATCCTAA
- the Septin5 gene encoding septin-5 isoform X2, whose product MDSLAAPQDRLVEQLLSPRTQAQRRLKDIDKQYVGFATLPNQVHRKSVKKGFDFTLMVAGESGLGKSTLVHSLFLTDLYKDRKLLSAEERINQTVEILKHTVDIEEKGVKLKLTIVDTPGFGDAVNNSECWKPITDYVDQQFEQYFRDESGLNRKNIQDNRVHCCLYFISPFGHGLRPVDVGFMKALHEKVNIVPLIAKADCLVPSEIRKLKDRIREEIDKFGIHVYQFPECDSDEDEDFKQQDRELKESAPFAVIGSNTVVEAKGQRVRGRLYPWGIVEVENQAHCDFVKLRNMLIRTHMHDLKDVTCDVHYENYRAHCIQQMTSKLTQDSRMESPIPILPLPTPDAETEKLIRMKDEELRRMQEMLQKMKQQMQDQ is encoded by the exons ATGGACTCACTGGCAGCACCCCAGGACCGCCTGGTGGAGCAGCTGCTGTCGCCGCGCACCCAGGCCCAGAGGcgactgaag GACATCGACAAGCAGTACGTTGGCTTCGCCACACTGCCTAACCAGGTGCACCGCAAGTCAGTCAAGAAAGGTTTCGACTTCACACTCATGGTGGCTG GTGAGTCCGGCCTGGGGAAGTCCACCCTTGTCCATAGCCTCTTTCTGACCGACCTGTATAAGGACCGGAAACTGCTGAGTGCTGAGG AACGCATCAACCAGACGGTAGAGATCCTGAAACACACCGTAGACATTGAGGAGAAGGGGGTCAAGTTAAAGCTCACCATTGTGGACACCCCCGGCTTTGGGGACGCGGTCAACAACTCTGAGTG TTGGAAGCCCATCACTGACTACGTGGACCAGCAGTTTGAGCAGTATTTCCGTGATGAAAGCGGCCTGAACCGCAAGAACATCCAGGACAACCGGGTGCACTGTTGCCTGTACTTCATCTCCCCGTTCGGACACGG acTGAGGCCAGTGGATGTAGGCTTCATGAAGGCGCTGCATGAGAAGGTGAACATCGTCCCACTTATCGCCAAAGCTGACTGCCTGGTCCCCAGTGAGATCCGGAAGCTGAAGGACAGG ATACGTGAGGAGATCGACAAGTTTGGGATCCACGTGTACCAGTTTCCAGAATGTGACTCGGATGAAGATGAAGACTTCAAGCAACAGGACCGGGAACTGAAG GAAAGTGCACCCTTCGCCGTTATCGGCAGCAACACTGTGGTGGAGGCCAAGGGGCAGCGGGTCCGGGGGCGACTGTACCCCTGGGGGATCGTCGAAG TGGAGAATCAGGCACACTGCGACTTCGTGAAGCTCCGCAACATGCTCATCCGCACTCACATGCACGACCTCAAAGATGTGACGTGCGACGTGCACTATGAGAACTACCGTGCCCACTGCATCCAGCAGATGACCAG CAAACTCACACAGGACAGCCGCATGGAGAGCCCCATCCCTATCCTCCCACTACCCACACCGGATGCAGAGACGGAGAAGCTCATCAGGATGAAGGATGAAGAG CTAAGGCGCATGCAGGAGATGTTGCAGAAGATGAAACAGCAAATGCAAGATCAGTGA
- the Septin5 gene encoding septin-5 isoform X1, translated as MSTGLRYKSKLATPEDKQDIDKQYVGFATLPNQVHRKSVKKGFDFTLMVAGESGLGKSTLVHSLFLTDLYKDRKLLSAEERINQTVEILKHTVDIEEKGVKLKLTIVDTPGFGDAVNNSECWKPITDYVDQQFEQYFRDESGLNRKNIQDNRVHCCLYFISPFGHGLRPVDVGFMKALHEKVNIVPLIAKADCLVPSEIRKLKDRIREEIDKFGIHVYQFPECDSDEDEDFKQQDRELKESAPFAVIGSNTVVEAKGQRVRGRLYPWGIVEVENQAHCDFVKLRNMLIRTHMHDLKDVTCDVHYENYRAHCIQQMTSKLTQDSRMESPIPILPLPTPDAETEKLIRMKDEELRRMQEMLQKMKQQMQDQ; from the exons ATGAGCACAGGACTGAGGTACAAGAGCAAGCTGGCGACCCCAG AGGACAAACAG GACATCGACAAGCAGTACGTTGGCTTCGCCACACTGCCTAACCAGGTGCACCGCAAGTCAGTCAAGAAAGGTTTCGACTTCACACTCATGGTGGCTG GTGAGTCCGGCCTGGGGAAGTCCACCCTTGTCCATAGCCTCTTTCTGACCGACCTGTATAAGGACCGGAAACTGCTGAGTGCTGAGG AACGCATCAACCAGACGGTAGAGATCCTGAAACACACCGTAGACATTGAGGAGAAGGGGGTCAAGTTAAAGCTCACCATTGTGGACACCCCCGGCTTTGGGGACGCGGTCAACAACTCTGAGTG TTGGAAGCCCATCACTGACTACGTGGACCAGCAGTTTGAGCAGTATTTCCGTGATGAAAGCGGCCTGAACCGCAAGAACATCCAGGACAACCGGGTGCACTGTTGCCTGTACTTCATCTCCCCGTTCGGACACGG acTGAGGCCAGTGGATGTAGGCTTCATGAAGGCGCTGCATGAGAAGGTGAACATCGTCCCACTTATCGCCAAAGCTGACTGCCTGGTCCCCAGTGAGATCCGGAAGCTGAAGGACAGG ATACGTGAGGAGATCGACAAGTTTGGGATCCACGTGTACCAGTTTCCAGAATGTGACTCGGATGAAGATGAAGACTTCAAGCAACAGGACCGGGAACTGAAG GAAAGTGCACCCTTCGCCGTTATCGGCAGCAACACTGTGGTGGAGGCCAAGGGGCAGCGGGTCCGGGGGCGACTGTACCCCTGGGGGATCGTCGAAG TGGAGAATCAGGCACACTGCGACTTCGTGAAGCTCCGCAACATGCTCATCCGCACTCACATGCACGACCTCAAAGATGTGACGTGCGACGTGCACTATGAGAACTACCGTGCCCACTGCATCCAGCAGATGACCAG CAAACTCACACAGGACAGCCGCATGGAGAGCCCCATCCCTATCCTCCCACTACCCACACCGGATGCAGAGACGGAGAAGCTCATCAGGATGAAGGATGAAGAG CTAAGGCGCATGCAGGAGATGTTGCAGAAGATGAAACAGCAAATGCAAGATCAGTGA